In Nitrospiria bacterium, a single window of DNA contains:
- a CDS encoding protease inhibitor I42 family protein, giving the protein MDGVAKDKQKTIETQIGNPFKIRIWEDRDRGEAWAPIFDEEAFILLDDDYQETSTYNAGMRGLEFEALKIGDFEIVFEKRLGWKFTAENRKRFSIHVLG; this is encoded by the coding sequence ATGGACGGGGTTGCCAAAGACAAACAAAAAACAATTGAAACCCAAATTGGAAATCCATTTAAAATTAGGATATGGGAAGATCGGGACAGGGGAGAAGCCTGGGCACCGATCTTCGATGAAGAGGCGTTTATCCTATTAGATGATGATTATCAGGAAACATCAACATACAATGCTGGAATGAGGGGATTAGAGTTTGAAGCCTTAAAAATTGGAGATTTTGAAATTGTTTTTGAAAAGCGTTTGGGCTGGAAGTTTACCGCTGAAAATCGAAAACGGTTTTCAATTCATGTACTGGGGTAA
- a CDS encoding competence/damage-inducible protein A: MVSSHFKNHPTASILIIGNEILSGKTEDSNSKFLCLELRKLGVTVSKVTILQDLEDEIAREIEQASKQFSWVFTCGGVGPTHDDVTIKGIAKGLSRGLFPHPDLLQILHERYGNSLNMAQQKLAQVPEGTVLIFGENGKFPVLNLENIFILPGVPIIMQKKFTLIKSRFQSMPFSIKRIFVNAYEEEIAHILDQLVEEFPELLLGSYPHLNQENYKVLLTLESKDHNLLNKSFHKLINILPANFIYKSE, from the coding sequence ATGGTTTCCTCTCATTTCAAAAACCACCCTACCGCATCTATTCTTATTATAGGGAACGAAATTCTTTCTGGAAAAACGGAAGATTCAAATTCAAAGTTTCTATGTCTCGAACTCCGAAAACTGGGTGTCACTGTGAGTAAGGTCACTATTCTCCAGGATCTTGAGGATGAAATTGCAAGGGAAATAGAACAGGCCTCAAAACAATTCTCCTGGGTTTTTACCTGCGGGGGGGTAGGACCGACACATGATGACGTTACCATAAAAGGAATTGCCAAAGGGCTCTCCCGGGGCCTTTTTCCTCATCCAGACTTATTACAAATCCTTCATGAACGGTATGGAAATTCTTTAAACATGGCCCAACAAAAACTCGCTCAAGTCCCTGAGGGAACAGTTCTGATTTTTGGGGAAAACGGAAAATTCCCTGTCCTCAATCTGGAAAATATTTTCATCCTACCCGGGGTCCCTATAATTATGCAAAAAAAATTTACCTTAATCAAGAGCCGTTTTCAAAGCATGCCCTTTTCTATCAAACGGATTTTTGTTAATGCTTACGAAGAAGAAATCGCCCATATCCTAGATCAGCTAGTGGAGGAATTTCCTGAACTTCTGCTGGGATCCTATCCTCACCTAAATCAAGAAAACTATAAAGTCCTCTTAACTCTGGAGTCGAAAGACCACAATTTATTAAATAAATCCTTTCATAAATTAATAAACATTCTTCCAGCAAACTTCATTTATAAAAGTGAATAA
- a CDS encoding 4-hydroxy-3-methylbut-2-enyl diphosphate reductase, which yields MKPEKLILAKPRGFCAGVERAIDVVEIALQIYPGPIYVRREIVHNSHAVKELHAKGAVFVDELEEVPEGARVIFSAHGVSPEVREYAEEKKLKVIDATCPLVTKVHHEAVRYAKEGHTIFLVGHEGHDEVIGTMGEAPENIRLVGNAEEAMTLSVPNPDKVAVITQTTLSVDDTKEVVSALKERFPALNAPAKEDICYATQNRQTAVKQIAHEAELVLVLGSSNSSNSNRLREVAEAAGAKSYLIDDVRGINPDWLNGVRCVGITAGASAPEHLVEEVISFFKEMGVSDIREVEAIKEEVSFALPPELLEEKDPISFHNS from the coding sequence ATGAAACCCGAAAAATTGATTTTAGCAAAACCCCGTGGTTTTTGTGCCGGTGTGGAAAGGGCGATTGATGTTGTGGAGATAGCTCTTCAGATCTACCCTGGCCCTATCTATGTTCGAAGGGAAATTGTACATAACAGCCACGCGGTGAAAGAGCTTCATGCCAAAGGGGCTGTTTTTGTGGATGAGTTAGAAGAGGTTCCCGAAGGTGCCCGGGTAATTTTTTCCGCTCATGGGGTTTCTCCTGAGGTTCGAGAATATGCCGAAGAAAAAAAGCTAAAGGTCATAGACGCCACCTGCCCTTTAGTAACCAAAGTGCATCATGAAGCAGTTCGTTATGCGAAGGAAGGCCATACCATTTTTTTGGTTGGGCACGAAGGCCATGATGAGGTCATTGGAACCATGGGTGAAGCTCCCGAGAATATCCGTTTGGTTGGAAATGCGGAAGAGGCGATGACATTGAGCGTTCCTAATCCTGATAAAGTTGCAGTGATTACCCAAACGACCTTGAGCGTTGATGATACAAAAGAAGTGGTTTCAGCCTTGAAAGAGCGTTTTCCTGCACTCAATGCACCTGCCAAAGAGGATATTTGTTATGCCACCCAAAACCGACAAACCGCTGTAAAACAGATTGCCCATGAAGCGGAATTGGTTCTCGTCCTGGGGTCTTCAAACAGTTCCAATTCAAATCGTTTAAGAGAAGTAGCAGAAGCCGCGGGTGCAAAATCTTACCTCATTGATGATGTCAGAGGAATCAATCCAGACTGGTTGAATGGGGTACGATGTGTTGGAATTACGGCCGGTGCGTCGGCTCCCGAACATCTGGTTGAAGAAGTGATTTCCTTTTTTAAAGAAATGGGCGTTTCGGATATCCGGGAGGTGGAGGCCATTAAGGAAGAGGTTAGTTTTGCGTTGCCCCCGGAGCTCCTAGAGGAAAAAGATCCCATCTCCTTTCACAATTCCTAA
- a CDS encoding alpha/beta hydrolase-fold protein: MKVVCVFYFSFLFFFLFYDNGTTLATQVDENQIKSDLFAYLRETDEEKTKHLRSELLKNSFSDLRGALQTLKPSGPLRTGSFPHEKLKVGKIEQDYSLFIPQDYSHQTPQPVVILLHGTGFTGSAYLDRWVSRFGSEFMVVCPTISMGEWWTPGAEKFILALIKELMLNYRLDMNRIFLGGMSSGGVGTLLIGSNHSDLFAGLFPMSGAFPKVLFPLLDNLNPTPMYLLHGSKDRVMPPKFSQGVSKYMKEKKLNVLYREHHYEHPQAGGHFFPEEETQALFKWLAKQTRPSLNQNLSIVHDRDHIGRNNWIRVRRVEDVASFWASYTDRSEGEAIKAGQFARLRGEVFGENRLEITTERIREFEVLLSDQLVNFEKPVVIKVNGSIRFQDIVKPDPRVFLKEAYDWPDPARTVWAVVPISLGSL, translated from the coding sequence ATGAAGGTTGTATGCGTTTTTTATTTTTCCTTCCTATTTTTCTTTTTATTTTATGACAACGGTACCACCCTGGCTACCCAGGTGGATGAAAACCAAATCAAATCCGACCTTTTCGCTTACCTTCGGGAAACCGATGAAGAAAAAACCAAACATTTAAGGAGTGAACTTTTAAAAAATTCCTTTTCTGATCTAAGGGGTGCCCTGCAAACCTTAAAACCCTCTGGACCCCTCAGGACCGGCAGTTTTCCTCATGAGAAATTAAAAGTGGGGAAGATTGAACAAGATTATTCTCTTTTTATTCCTCAGGATTATTCGCATCAAACACCTCAACCCGTGGTCATCCTTCTTCATGGAACAGGTTTTACGGGGTCCGCTTATTTGGACCGATGGGTATCCCGTTTTGGATCTGAGTTTATGGTGGTGTGTCCTACTATTTCAATGGGTGAGTGGTGGACTCCTGGAGCCGAAAAATTTATCCTTGCTCTGATAAAGGAATTAATGTTGAACTATCGATTGGACATGAACCGTATTTTCTTGGGAGGTATGTCTAGTGGGGGAGTTGGGACCCTTTTAATCGGTTCCAATCATTCCGATCTTTTTGCTGGCCTTTTTCCAATGTCAGGAGCTTTTCCAAAGGTTCTTTTCCCCCTTTTGGATAATTTAAATCCCACCCCCATGTACCTTCTTCATGGATCTAAGGACCGGGTGATGCCTCCAAAATTCAGCCAAGGGGTTAGCAAATATATGAAGGAAAAAAAGTTAAATGTCCTTTACCGGGAGCATCATTATGAACATCCCCAAGCCGGCGGCCATTTTTTTCCCGAAGAAGAGACCCAAGCTCTTTTCAAATGGTTGGCTAAACAGACCCGACCCTCCCTAAACCAAAACCTTTCCATTGTTCATGATCGTGATCATATCGGACGAAACAATTGGATCCGTGTTCGAAGAGTGGAAGATGTTGCCTCTTTTTGGGCTTCCTATACTGATCGGTCTGAAGGGGAGGCTATTAAAGCAGGACAATTTGCACGGCTCCGGGGAGAGGTGTTTGGGGAAAATCGGTTAGAGATTACGACTGAGCGGATCCGTGAATTTGAGGTGCTGCTTTCTGACCAATTGGTCAATTTTGAAAAACCCGTTGTCATCAAGGTAAACGGATCGATCCGGTTTCAAGATATTGTTAAACCCGATCCAAGGGTTTTCTTAAAAGAAGCTTATGATTGGCCGGACCCCGCGAGAACCGTTTGGGCGGTGGTCCCCATATCTTTAGGATCCCTTTAG
- a CDS encoding DUF3386 family protein: MMKYENKKEEIKVSDEPKARELLRQAFENTYRWTKEFKGFSADLTVVDNGKSFSGNVTVQTPQEVNLSLPDEALQTWAQGQIGMMAVHRGPRQFEESDGRYVLTLGGDDHNPLGQLLLIHGDGLKSKYRIRNGQITQINRSMGPVRFTINVEDSLKTLNGKHLTTRYTVFYFNPQDHSIKQVESYTDHHAIIDTLYLPGKRRIIFVEGGEVKVKTMVFEGHRFLS; encoded by the coding sequence ATGATGAAATATGAAAATAAAAAAGAAGAGATTAAAGTTTCAGATGAACCAAAGGCACGTGAGCTTCTTCGTCAAGCTTTTGAAAATACCTATCGGTGGACAAAAGAATTTAAAGGTTTTTCTGCTGATTTGACTGTGGTGGACAACGGAAAAAGTTTTTCCGGGAATGTTACGGTACAGACCCCGCAGGAAGTGAACCTCTCCCTTCCTGATGAAGCCCTTCAAACTTGGGCACAAGGACAAATTGGAATGATGGCTGTTCATCGGGGTCCCCGGCAATTTGAAGAGTCCGATGGCCGTTATGTTTTAACCCTGGGGGGAGATGATCATAACCCCTTGGGACAACTGCTTCTGATTCACGGGGACGGGCTCAAATCCAAATATCGAATTAGAAATGGGCAAATCACTCAGATTAATCGAAGCATGGGACCCGTCCGATTTACCATTAATGTTGAAGATTCCTTAAAAACTCTGAACGGAAAACATTTGACCACTCGGTACACGGTATTTTATTTTAACCCACAAGATCATTCTATAAAGCAGGTTGAGAGTTATACCGATCACCATGCCATTATCGATACCCTTTACCTCCCCGGAAAAAGACGAATCATCTTTGTAGAGGGGGGTGAGGTTAAGGTAAAAACGATGGTATTTGAGGGCCACAGGTTCTTGTCATAA
- a CDS encoding pyruvate, water dikinase regulatory protein yields the protein MEKTPKKARHIFVVSDATGETAERMTQAALSQFTHTRTVVTCHRYIRNKQQLEDILIKAKAENGLILYTLVSDDIRKALRERTVAHEIPAVDLMGPLLTTMAGFLRTSPQSLPGLLHKVDTEYFLRIEAVQFTVKHDDGQNLPTIDQADIILVGASRTAKTPLSMYLAHYGFKVANIPIILNLPPPRDLFLIEPSRVVGLLIDPERLMEVRQARLRKLKQSVTGYADLSLVSQELDYCRELYNQNRGWHILDVTGRAVEEVASDILSILKGNNPLQSQKSKSIS from the coding sequence ATGGAGAAAACCCCAAAAAAAGCCCGTCATATATTTGTGGTTTCCGATGCCACTGGTGAAACCGCCGAACGGATGACCCAAGCGGCCCTTTCCCAATTTACCCATACTCGAACCGTGGTTACATGCCACCGTTATATCCGGAACAAGCAACAACTGGAAGATATCCTCATAAAAGCCAAGGCGGAAAATGGTCTTATTCTCTACACCTTGGTTTCTGATGATATTCGAAAAGCACTTCGGGAAAGAACGGTTGCCCATGAAATCCCTGCAGTGGACCTGATGGGCCCTCTTCTCACCACCATGGCAGGTTTTCTTAGAACCTCCCCTCAATCTCTCCCCGGCCTTCTCCATAAGGTCGATACGGAATATTTTCTTCGTATCGAAGCAGTTCAATTTACGGTAAAACATGATGATGGACAAAATCTTCCAACCATTGACCAAGCAGATATTATTTTGGTTGGGGCTTCCAGAACTGCAAAAACCCCCCTTTCCATGTATCTGGCCCATTACGGTTTTAAAGTCGCCAACATTCCGATTATCTTGAATCTCCCCCCCCCTCGCGATCTATTTTTGATTGAACCCTCACGTGTTGTTGGCCTACTGATTGATCCAGAGCGTTTGATGGAGGTTCGTCAGGCTCGCCTTAGGAAATTAAAACAAAGCGTAACAGGGTATGCGGATTTGAGCTTGGTTTCCCAGGAACTTGATTATTGCAGAGAACTATATAACCAAAATAGAGGATGGCATATACTGGATGTTACCGGGCGGGCAGTGGAAGAAGTGGCGTCGGACATTTTATCCATCCTTAAGGGAAACAATCCCCTTCAAAGTCAAAAATCAAAGTCAATATCCTAA
- the gltX gene encoding glutamate--tRNA ligase, whose translation MEAVRVRFAPSPTGFLHIGGVRTALFNWLFAKHHGGKFFLRIEDTDRSRSTPEAIEAITQGLLWLGLNWDPWAEWPSEHVLQTDRLSVYRSKVEELLSKGLAYRCYCLPEELEQRRKEAISKGKPPRYDGRCRNLQSPPSQQTSAIRFKNNPDEQTVIHDLVKGKVIFENSTLDDLILFRSDGTPTYNLSVVVDDGDMKISHVIRGDDHLNNTPKQIQLFRTFGYPVPKFAHLSMILGPDRNRLSKRHGATSVQWYRDQGFLPEALINYLVRLGWSHKDQEIFSIRELIEKFSFEQVGSSAAVFNPEKLIWLNAHYIKTGEPKRLKELFISFLAKEGDISQNEIEQDPRTEQIIKALQERSRTLTEMANSAICFFKKPVMEEKAKGQFLTRENLSLIQALKERFETVTPFSHETLEPVFKEIMAQFGVKMAKLAQPLRVALTGKTVSPGIYDVLCLIGQKETVNRLEMATNIIQQNKAM comes from the coding sequence ATGGAAGCCGTTCGTGTCCGCTTTGCCCCCAGCCCTACCGGATTTCTCCACATTGGAGGTGTTCGAACAGCCCTTTTCAATTGGCTTTTTGCAAAACATCATGGGGGAAAGTTTTTCCTGAGAATAGAGGATACGGACCGGTCCCGCTCCACACCCGAAGCCATTGAGGCCATCACCCAAGGATTGTTATGGTTGGGTTTAAACTGGGACCCATGGGCAGAATGGCCCTCTGAACATGTTTTGCAAACCGATCGGTTGAGCGTTTATCGATCAAAAGTAGAGGAGCTTTTATCCAAAGGGTTAGCTTACCGGTGTTATTGCCTACCTGAGGAGTTAGAGCAAAGAAGGAAAGAGGCCATTTCAAAAGGAAAACCGCCCCGATATGACGGGAGGTGTAGAAACCTCCAATCTCCCCCTTCACAACAAACCTCCGCCATCCGCTTTAAAAATAATCCCGACGAACAGACAGTCATCCATGATTTGGTTAAAGGAAAGGTTATCTTCGAAAACAGTACCTTGGATGATCTCATTTTGTTCCGCTCCGATGGAACCCCCACCTACAACCTTTCTGTTGTGGTAGACGATGGAGACATGAAAATATCCCATGTGATTCGGGGAGATGATCATCTCAATAATACCCCAAAACAAATACAACTGTTTCGGACCTTCGGTTATCCGGTACCAAAGTTTGCTCACCTTTCAATGATTTTAGGCCCTGACCGGAACCGTTTATCAAAACGACATGGGGCCACTTCGGTTCAATGGTACCGGGACCAAGGGTTTCTCCCAGAGGCCTTGATCAATTACCTGGTCAGACTAGGCTGGTCCCACAAAGACCAAGAAATTTTTTCCATTCGAGAACTGATTGAAAAATTCTCTTTTGAGCAGGTGGGTTCTTCTGCAGCGGTGTTCAACCCCGAAAAGCTTATCTGGTTGAATGCCCATTATATTAAAACGGGAGAACCAAAACGATTAAAAGAGCTTTTCATTTCTTTTCTTGCAAAAGAAGGAGATATATCTCAAAATGAAATTGAGCAAGACCCCCGAACCGAACAGATCATTAAAGCCCTGCAGGAGCGTTCCCGGACATTAACCGAAATGGCAAACTCGGCCATTTGTTTTTTCAAAAAACCTGTCATGGAAGAAAAAGCAAAAGGCCAATTTCTCACCCGCGAAAACCTTTCCCTGATCCAAGCTTTAAAAGAACGTTTTGAAACGGTAACCCCCTTTTCTCATGAAACCTTAGAACCCGTTTTCAAGGAAATCATGGCTCAATTTGGTGTAAAAATGGCCAAATTGGCTCAACCCCTTCGAGTGGCCCTTACCGGAAAAACCGTGAGTCCCGGAATTTATGACGTATTATGCCTCATAGGGCAAAAAGAAACGGTGAATCGTTTAGAAATGGCCACAAATATAATTCAACAGAACAAGGCAATGTAA
- a CDS encoding NAD(P)(+) transhydrogenase (Re/Si-specific) subunit beta, translating to MSESVFSLAYLIASVLFISGLKGLSSPATARKGNISGIIGMIIAIGATILDPKIESYTLLIVGILIGATIGTALALKIQMTSMPELVALLHSFVGLAAVLVAAAVFYDHQEMGTSIPLDMLAEMFIGAFIGAITFTGSLVAFAKLRGLVGGQPTVFKGQHLINLLLGMIMIGFGIYFSLSQDPTPFLILTAIAFALGVLLIIPIGGADMPVVVSMLNSYSGWSAAATGFILSNNLLIITGALVGSSGAILSYIMCKAMNRSILNVLFGGFGTGDQATAAVSLAAQAAQKGVKSGSPEDVAYILSAAKSIIIVPGYGMAVAHAQHAVRELFDLLEARGIKVTFGIHPVAGRMPGHMNVLLAEANVPYNRVFEMEDINSSFSSTDVSFVIGANDIVNPGALTDKDSPIYGMPILEVNRSKTVMVLKRSMNTGFAGIDNKLFYEDNTMMVFGSAKETVEEIVGALKNL from the coding sequence GTGTCTGAAAGCGTCTTTTCACTGGCCTATTTAATCGCATCGGTTTTATTCATATCGGGTTTGAAGGGTCTAAGTTCACCCGCAACGGCACGTAAAGGGAATATTTCCGGAATTATTGGAATGATCATTGCTATTGGGGCAACTATTCTAGATCCAAAAATCGAAAGTTATACTCTCCTCATTGTAGGCATTTTAATTGGAGCCACCATCGGGACCGCCTTGGCCCTAAAGATTCAAATGACCTCCATGCCTGAATTGGTGGCCCTACTTCATAGCTTTGTAGGGCTGGCTGCAGTTCTGGTTGCGGCCGCCGTCTTTTATGACCACCAAGAAATGGGAACCTCTATTCCCCTGGATATGCTCGCGGAAATGTTTATCGGAGCCTTCATTGGGGCTATTACCTTTACCGGTAGTTTGGTGGCTTTTGCTAAATTACGAGGACTGGTGGGGGGCCAGCCCACTGTTTTCAAAGGGCAACACTTAATAAATCTTCTCCTTGGAATGATTATGATTGGTTTTGGAATTTACTTTTCCCTTTCTCAAGACCCCACCCCTTTTCTCATTTTGACCGCAATTGCTTTTGCCTTAGGGGTCCTTTTAATTATTCCCATTGGAGGGGCTGATATGCCGGTAGTGGTTTCTATGCTGAACTCTTACTCAGGGTGGTCCGCCGCCGCAACCGGTTTTATTCTTTCCAATAACCTTTTAATCATCACAGGAGCCTTAGTGGGATCCTCTGGAGCCATCCTCAGTTACATCATGTGTAAAGCAATGAACCGTTCTATTTTAAACGTTTTGTTTGGAGGATTCGGAACTGGGGATCAAGCCACTGCGGCAGTTTCTCTCGCTGCACAAGCCGCTCAAAAAGGTGTAAAGAGTGGCAGCCCGGAAGATGTAGCCTATATTTTGAGTGCAGCAAAGTCGATCATCATTGTCCCTGGATATGGAATGGCGGTAGCTCACGCGCAACATGCCGTCCGGGAACTATTTGACCTTTTAGAAGCTAGGGGAATCAAGGTCACCTTTGGTATTCACCCGGTTGCAGGCCGAATGCCTGGACATATGAATGTCCTATTGGCCGAAGCCAATGTTCCTTACAACCGCGTTTTTGAGATGGAGGACATCAATTCAAGTTTTTCTTCTACCGATGTTTCCTTCGTCATTGGGGCAAACGATATTGTTAATCCGGGGGCTCTAACCGATAAAGATAGCCCAATTTATGGAATGCCTATCTTAGAAGTAAATCGTTCAAAAACCGTTATGGTTTTAAAAAGGAGCATGAATACAGGGTTTGCGGGGATAGACAATAAACTCTTTTACGAGGATAATACCATGATGGTTTTTGGAAGTGCCAAGGAAACCGTTGAAGAAATCGTAGGGGCCCTCAAGAACCTTTAA
- a CDS encoding proton-translocating transhydrogenase family protein, giving the protein METFMEGVTVLVLAIFVGWQVIWKVTPALHTPLMSVTNAISGIILVGALLTVGAEEMRLSTILGFVAVVLASINVFGGFIVTQRMLQMFKKK; this is encoded by the coding sequence ATGGAGACATTCATGGAAGGAGTAACCGTTTTGGTTCTAGCCATCTTTGTGGGTTGGCAGGTCATTTGGAAGGTAACACCCGCTTTGCACACCCCCCTGATGTCCGTGACCAATGCCATATCCGGGATTATCCTGGTGGGTGCCCTCCTCACCGTAGGAGCAGAGGAAATGAGGTTGAGCACGATTTTAGGATTTGTGGCAGTGGTCCTGGCCAGCATCAACGTTTTTGGAGGGTTTATTGTCACTCAGAGAATGTTGCAAATGTTTAAGAAAAAATAA
- a CDS encoding Re/Si-specific NAD(P)(+) transhydrogenase subunit alpha produces the protein MKVGIPKEITAEERRVAATPETVGKMIKKGFEVLVQSDAGEESFISNNDYEKAGATIRTNAASLYSEADIILKVQKPTQNKEEGKHEVQMAKEGSVVIAFLQPATNLDLIQQMSSKKISAFSMELIPRITRAQNMDALSSMANIAGYKSVIEAANAFSKFFPLLMTAAGTVTPAKVLILGAGVAGLQAIATAKRLGAVVQAFDTRPIVKEQVESLGADFIDMGVTHEEAQDSGGYAKELSKEFYQKEKEVIHKNVKNSDIIITTAQIPGKPAPLLITEEMVKDMKPGSVIVDLAVEQGGNCALSEVGKVVTKYGVTIIGKVNVPSLLSVHASQLYARNLANLLFHLFPKQDAILNLEDEITSSSLVTHEGKVRYPPT, from the coding sequence ATGAAAGTGGGGATTCCCAAAGAAATCACGGCTGAGGAGCGAAGAGTCGCAGCCACGCCAGAAACAGTTGGAAAAATGATTAAAAAAGGGTTTGAAGTTCTGGTTCAGTCGGATGCTGGGGAAGAATCCTTCATCTCAAATAATGATTATGAAAAAGCGGGAGCAACCATTAGGACAAATGCAGCCTCCTTATATTCTGAAGCGGATATTATTCTAAAGGTTCAAAAACCCACACAAAATAAGGAGGAAGGAAAACACGAAGTTCAAATGGCAAAAGAAGGATCCGTTGTCATTGCCTTCCTTCAACCCGCAACCAATTTAGACCTAATCCAGCAAATGTCATCCAAAAAAATTTCGGCTTTTTCCATGGAGCTCATTCCCCGGATAACCCGAGCACAAAATATGGATGCTTTGAGCTCAATGGCCAATATTGCAGGGTACAAAAGTGTCATTGAAGCCGCAAATGCTTTTAGTAAATTTTTCCCTTTATTGATGACCGCGGCCGGGACCGTAACACCCGCCAAGGTTTTAATTTTAGGTGCTGGGGTTGCAGGACTTCAAGCCATCGCAACCGCAAAACGTCTAGGGGCCGTGGTGCAAGCTTTCGACACCCGCCCCATTGTAAAAGAGCAAGTTGAGAGTCTGGGGGCGGATTTTATTGATATGGGTGTTACCCACGAGGAGGCCCAGGACTCCGGGGGTTATGCAAAAGAGCTTTCAAAAGAGTTTTACCAAAAAGAGAAAGAGGTCATTCATAAAAATGTAAAAAATTCAGACATCATAATCACAACAGCCCAAATTCCGGGAAAACCCGCCCCCCTACTGATTACCGAAGAGATGGTCAAAGATATGAAGCCTGGCTCCGTCATTGTGGACCTTGCGGTTGAGCAGGGGGGAAATTGCGCCCTTAGCGAGGTTGGAAAAGTGGTGACCAAATACGGGGTAACCATCATCGGAAAGGTAAATGTTCCCAGCCTCTTATCCGTTCATGCCAGCCAACTTTATGCTCGAAACCTGGCTAATCTTTTATTTCACCTTTTTCCCAAACAGGATGCGATCTTAAATCTAGAGGACGAAATCACTTCAAGTTCATTAGTCACACACGAGGGCAAGGTTAGATACCCCCCAACTTAA
- a CDS encoding MBL fold metallo-hydrolase, with protein MQNFVYLLGDPGSRTAAVVDPAWDIPFVLQESEKAGLRITTVLVTHTHHDHVNGLEELVEKTDARVFVHRKEAGVLKAVLPNVKRIESGEEVSLGGFKVQFIHTPGHTPGSQCFYVENRLIAGDTLFIGSCGRYDLPGGNAEDMFWSLTNQLMKLPDPTILFPGHNYADHPSSTLAYEKTHNPFLQFQTLESFLQFGNK; from the coding sequence ATGCAAAACTTTGTCTATCTGCTGGGTGACCCAGGGAGCCGGACGGCTGCGGTTGTAGATCCTGCTTGGGATATTCCTTTTGTTTTGCAGGAATCCGAAAAAGCGGGTTTAAGAATCACCACGGTTCTGGTTACCCATACCCATCATGATCATGTGAATGGACTTGAAGAGTTGGTTGAGAAAACGGATGCGCGGGTTTTTGTGCATAGAAAAGAGGCGGGAGTATTAAAGGCGGTACTTCCTAATGTCAAACGAATTGAAAGTGGCGAGGAAGTTTCTTTGGGTGGTTTCAAGGTTCAGTTCATCCACACTCCGGGTCATACCCCGGGTTCCCAGTGTTTTTATGTAGAGAACCGTCTGATTGCAGGGGATACCCTTTTTATAGGGAGTTGTGGCCGTTATGACCTTCCCGGAGGCAATGCGGAAGATATGTTTTGGAGTCTTACTAACCAGTTAATGAAGCTTCCTGATCCTACAATCCTTTTTCCTGGTCACAATTACGCTGACCACCCAAGTTCGACACTGGCTTATGAAAAAACTCATAATCCTTTTCTTCAATTCCAAACCCTGGAATCATTTCTTCAGTTTGGAAATAAATAA
- a CDS encoding HAD family hydrolase — MPKSKYKAILLDLFGTVVLFDEKKLPRTRVNGLEYSSTAGELYNILAKYYPEIPLEFFCQNLFEVRREIKKTKDEDFREVNSLERFRRVTHRLSLPSGNGAEEIANHFNKEHMNWIKTCVTFPMDHLPILKSISEMFPLALVSNFDHAPTGYQILEEYNLLPYFRTILFSDEVGWCKPHPILFTTALERLGVTPEEALFVGDTPDLDILGPKNIGMEVAWIENADHPLPPDYPKPDYYLKKFIDLPILLTSGNYP; from the coding sequence ATGCCTAAATCTAAATATAAAGCGATTCTTCTTGATCTTTTTGGAACGGTGGTTCTTTTCGATGAAAAGAAACTTCCCCGTACCCGTGTCAATGGTTTGGAATATTCCAGTACAGCGGGAGAACTTTATAATATTCTGGCCAAATATTATCCGGAAATCCCATTGGAGTTTTTTTGCCAAAACCTTTTCGAAGTCAGAAGAGAAATAAAAAAAACAAAAGATGAAGATTTTCGGGAAGTCAATTCTCTGGAGCGCTTTCGGCGGGTAACCCATCGGCTTTCCTTACCCTCAGGAAATGGGGCAGAGGAAATCGCAAACCATTTTAATAAAGAACACATGAATTGGATTAAAACCTGTGTGACCTTTCCAATGGACCATCTCCCAATTCTGAAATCAATAAGTGAAATGTTTCCTTTGGCTTTGGTTTCAAACTTTGACCACGCCCCAACGGGTTATCAAATCTTGGAAGAATATAACCTGTTGCCCTATTTTAGAACCATCTTGTTCTCAGATGAAGTGGGTTGGTGCAAACCCCACCCTATTCTATTCACCACCGCATTGGAACGCTTAGGCGTAACCCCCGAGGAAGCGTTGTTTGTTGGAGATACGCCCGATTTGGATATTCTTGGGCCCAAAAATATTGGAATGGAAGTGGCCTGGATTGAAAACGCCGATCACCCTCTTCCTCCCGATTATCCTAAACCGGACTATTATTTAAAAAAATTCATTGATCTTCCCATACTCTTAACCTCAGGGAATTATCCCTAA